The Alphaproteobacteria bacterium genome has a window encoding:
- the rpsO gene encoding 30S ribosomal protein S15, with protein MSITKEMKKTHAKDFGGKETNSGSTEVQIAILTTRIKNLTEHLKTNKKDNHSRMGLLKMVGQRKKLISYLKGKDEAKYQDLIKKLGLRK; from the coding sequence ATGAGTATAACTAAAGAAATGAAAAAAACACACGCTAAAGACTTTGGTGGAAAAGAAACTAATTCAGGTTCTACAGAAGTTCAAATAGCTATATTAACTACAAGAATTAAAAACCTAACAGAACACTTAAAAACAAATAAAAAAGATAATCATTCAAGAATGGGTCTTTTAAAAATGGTTGGTCAAAGAAAGAAACTTATCTCTTACTTAAAGGGTAAAGATGAAGCTAAATACCAAGACTTAATCAAAAAATTAGGTTTAAGAAAATAG
- the truB gene encoding tRNA pseudouridine(55) synthase TruB translates to MTNSLPKISGWINFYKERGQSSNKNLTEVKKIFYSMGYTRKMFKIGYLGTLDPFAEGILPIAIGEALKTIQFIPNEDKSYDFILKFGEETDTLDNTGKVTNTTDIIPSEKEVKDVLTNFLGEIEQIPPAFSALKINGERAYKLAREGKKFEIKKRKILIRELRFLEKISDYEYKISVKCSKGTYVRTLGADIAKSLNSLGHLTFLERTYNSGFDKKESISLDNIKKMLQNEGESKNDADSMIKILDKIDSPLDGIPVLSINENDKYLLETGRSIKRNNSLNDQNQIIRCHYNNHLVAICKLEQLELKPLRVFNIS, encoded by the coding sequence ATGACTAATTCTTTACCTAAAATATCTGGTTGGATAAACTTTTATAAAGAAAGAGGTCAGTCTTCAAATAAAAATCTAACAGAGGTTAAGAAGATTTTTTATTCTATGGGTTACACTAGAAAGATGTTTAAAATAGGATATTTAGGAACTTTAGATCCATTTGCAGAGGGAATTTTGCCTATAGCTATAGGGGAAGCTCTTAAAACAATTCAGTTTATTCCTAATGAAGATAAGTCTTATGATTTTATTTTAAAATTTGGTGAAGAAACTGATACATTAGATAATACAGGGAAGGTAACAAATACAACGGATATAATTCCATCTGAAAAAGAAGTAAAAGATGTTTTAACTAATTTTTTAGGTGAAATAGAGCAGATTCCCCCAGCATTTTCAGCATTGAAGATAAATGGAGAGCGAGCTTATAAATTAGCAAGAGAAGGCAAGAAATTTGAAATAAAAAAGAGAAAAATCTTAATAAGAGAATTAAGGTTTCTTGAAAAAATTTCAGACTATGAGTATAAAATCTCAGTTAAATGTTCAAAGGGAACATATGTAAGAACTCTTGGTGCTGATATTGCCAAATCTTTAAATAGCTTAGGGCATTTAACATTTCTTGAAAGAACTTATAATAGTGGCTTTGATAAGAAAGAATCGATTTCTCTTGATAATATCAAAAAAATGTTGCAAAATGAGGGCGAATCAAAAAATGATGCTGATTCTATGATTAAGATTTTAGATAAGATTGACTCACCGCTGGACGGCATCCCGGTACTGAGTATTAATGAAAATGATAAATACTTGCTTGAAACAGGTAGAAGTATTAAAAGAAATAATTCATTAAACGATCAAAATCAAATAATCAGATGTCATTACAATAATCACCTAGTTGCAATATGTAAATTAGAGCAATTAGAATTAAAACCATTAAGAGTTTTTAATATCTCTTAA
- a CDS encoding RNA polymerase factor sigma-32: MNKMDNKKNNIDNKGIQRKENASLSVYDPSLGIKSYLKMVKSIPRLSIEEEKKLAIAFRDDSDIGAAQKLVQSHLYLSTSIAFNYKNYSLPLEDLISEANIGLMKAVKKFDVDKGFRLSTYASWWIKAELHDYILSNWSLIKIDKSAANKTLFFNFTKKLKDIGINYSGNLTDEEIKKIADHYSFKQEEIMEIENRRKSGGGTSLNKTISSEGDSGTEIQDLIASEQPNQEEIMERISETDLKRKILGEFVKTINDKEKVVITGRFLSPKPKTLEEIGNELKVSKERVRQIEVAIKEKLKKFAVKNYNYRS; encoded by the coding sequence ATGAATAAAATGGATAATAAAAAAAATAATATTGATAATAAAGGCATTCAAAGGAAAGAAAATGCCTCTTTATCTGTATACGATCCATCCTTAGGTATTAAAAGCTATCTTAAAATGGTGAAATCAATACCAAGACTATCCATTGAAGAAGAAAAAAAGCTAGCTATAGCATTTAGAGATGATTCCGATATTGGTGCTGCTCAAAAATTAGTTCAATCACATCTTTACCTTTCTACATCTATAGCATTTAACTACAAAAACTATTCTCTTCCTCTTGAGGATCTTATTAGTGAAGCTAATATAGGACTTATGAAGGCTGTTAAAAAGTTCGATGTTGATAAAGGCTTCAGATTATCAACCTATGCATCATGGTGGATAAAAGCGGAACTACATGACTATATTTTAAGTAACTGGTCTCTTATTAAAATAGATAAAAGCGCTGCAAACAAAACTTTATTCTTTAATTTTACTAAAAAACTAAAGGATATAGGAATTAACTATTCTGGAAACCTTACGGATGAAGAAATTAAGAAAATAGCTGATCACTATAGTTTTAAACAAGAAGAGATTATGGAGATTGAGAACAGAAGAAAATCTGGAGGAGGAACATCCTTAAATAAAACTATTTCTAGCGAAGGAGATTCTGGTACAGAAATACAAGATTTAATAGCATCTGAGCAGCCAAATCAAGAAGAGATTATGGAAAGAATTTCTGAAACCGATCTTAAAAGAAAGATTTTAGGTGAATTTGTTAAGACTATAAATGATAAAGAAAAAGTTGTTATAACTGGGAGATTTTTATCACCAAAGCCTAAAACCCTTGAAGAAATAGGAAATGAATTAAAGGTTTCTAAGGAAAGGGTTAGGCAAATAGAAGTTGCTATTAAAGAAAAACTTAAGAAGTTTGCCGTTAAAAACTATAATTATCGCTCGTAA
- a CDS encoding M23 family metallopeptidase: MGKKLLTIFTSCLLTLSFEGVSYSNENYHVVIPGDTLYSISRKTNVSVDKIISINSIEDNQIKLGQKLYLGKKESKDIVEKSSNKDFVIVKPGDTLYSIARDNNLSFSYLVDTNNMKYPYSIDINQKIYLKKSSLTTSHSLAKSDNKIIRSVRGFILPVKGNIISDFSNNLKNRKNRGVNIAGKEGDSIVASKDGIVSYSGSNFPGFGNTVILSHKGSYKTIYSHNKSNLVMKGELIKQGEKIATVGKTGKVSIPQVHFEIRKDGTAIDPSSLIK, translated from the coding sequence ATGGGTAAAAAGTTATTAACGATATTTACAAGCTGTCTTTTAACCCTTTCATTTGAAGGGGTGTCTTACTCTAATGAAAATTATCATGTTGTTATACCAGGAGATACTCTGTATTCAATAAGTAGAAAAACAAATGTATCTGTTGATAAGATAATTTCTATAAATTCTATAGAGGATAATCAAATAAAGTTAGGGCAGAAATTATATCTAGGAAAAAAAGAATCTAAGGATATTGTTGAAAAGTCTTCTAATAAGGATTTTGTTATAGTTAAGCCTGGTGATACGCTATATTCAATAGCTAGAGATAACAATCTATCATTTAGCTATCTTGTAGACACTAATAATATGAAGTATCCTTATTCTATAGATATAAATCAAAAGATTTATCTAAAGAAATCATCATTAACAACATCTCATTCATTAGCAAAGTCTGACAATAAAATTATAAGATCTGTTAGAGGTTTTATTCTTCCAGTTAAAGGAAATATTATTTCTGATTTTTCAAATAATTTAAAAAATAGAAAGAATCGTGGAGTTAATATAGCTGGAAAAGAGGGGGATAGCATAGTGGCATCAAAAGATGGTATTGTTTCTTATTCAGGATCTAACTTCCCTGGTTTTGGTAATACAGTTATATTATCTCATAAGGGTAGTTATAAAACAATTTACTCTCATAACAAATCAAATCTTGTTATGAAGGGCGAATTAATAAAGCAGGGGGAAAAAATAGCTACAGTTGGAAAGACTGGTAAAGTTAGCATCCCTCAAGTTCATTTTGAGATAAGAAAAGATGGAACTGCAATAGATCCATCTAGTCTAATAAAGTAA
- the xseB gene encoding exodeoxyribonuclease VII small subunit: MQEKTLETILKELDTLVVKLESGNIELEESIKIYEECSKLISTSEKKLKESKLKLDKIMDSSGEVETVRVED, from the coding sequence ATGCAAGAAAAAACATTAGAAACTATTCTAAAAGAGCTGGATACTTTAGTTGTTAAGTTAGAATCTGGGAATATAGAGTTAGAAGAATCTATTAAAATTTATGAAGAGTGTTCTAAATTAATTTCTACTTCAGAGAAAAAATTAAAAGAATCTAAACTAAAATTAGATAAAATAATGGATTCGTCTGGTGAGGTAGAAACGGTAAGAGTAGAAGATTAG
- a CDS encoding tyrosine recombinase produces MQNAVNHFIENMIAEKGAMENTIISYRKDMEDFSYFLSSNGLNYKKLKKKDIEDFIKLLKDSFYSEKSINRKISCIKQLFKFLFSEKEVENNPAESIFLLKQRHSLPKHLTKDEVEKILSKAKDHKESKYKIIYAMAETIYATGLRVSELVSLKVNNVVKNGSIQDSFYVVGKGDKERFVPISERLKKVLGQYIFIRSSLISNQEKEGDEFLFPSKEKGKHITRDTFFKYIKKLAVEAEINPILVSPHVFRHSFASHLLENGADLRMVQELLGHSDISTTQIYTHIMSDRLKSAVTENHPLNKLGK; encoded by the coding sequence ATGCAAAACGCGGTAAATCATTTTATTGAAAATATGATAGCAGAAAAAGGAGCTATGGAAAATACAATCATATCTTACAGAAAAGATATGGAGGATTTTTCTTATTTTTTGAGTTCCAATGGACTTAATTATAAAAAACTTAAGAAAAAAGACATAGAAGATTTTATAAAACTATTAAAAGATAGCTTTTATTCTGAAAAAAGTATTAATAGGAAAATTTCATGCATCAAACAGCTTTTTAAATTTTTATTTTCAGAAAAAGAAGTTGAAAACAACCCAGCGGAATCAATCTTTTTACTAAAACAAAGACACTCCCTACCAAAACATCTTACTAAGGATGAAGTGGAAAAAATACTTTCTAAAGCAAAAGATCATAAAGAAAGCAAATATAAGATAATATATGCAATGGCAGAGACTATATATGCCACTGGACTAAGAGTTTCTGAATTAGTATCCTTAAAGGTTAATAATGTAGTAAAAAATGGAAGCATACAAGATTCTTTCTATGTTGTTGGAAAGGGCGATAAAGAAAGATTCGTTCCTATATCTGAAAGGTTGAAAAAAGTTTTAGGACAATATATATTTATTAGATCATCTCTAATATCTAACCAAGAAAAAGAAGGCGATGAATTTCTTTTTCCATCAAAAGAAAAAGGTAAGCACATTACAAGAGATACTTTTTTTAAGTATATAAAAAAGTTAGCTGTGGAAGCAGAAATAAATCCTATTTTAGTTTCTCCACATGTATTTAGACACTCTTTTGCCTCCCATTTATTGGAAAATGGAGCTGACTTAAGAATGGTTCAGGAGCTATTGGGTCATAGCGATATATCAACAACTCAAATTTATACACATATAATGAGTGATAGACTTAAAAGTGCTGTGACTGAAAATCATCCACTAAATAAATTAGGAAAATAA
- a CDS encoding undecaprenyl-diphosphate phosphatase, translated as MFYIILLAIIQGITEFLPVSSSAHLVIFHKIFGNLENYLLLDIGLHLGSLFAILLYYKETLFNSISNITKDKMSSKNLINKVFIAFMGFIPIAALVFFTVINIKTARDIRSSYMLLIFNSIVFALILYKHDVKRENRDINELSLKELFSIGLYQSLSVFPGVSRSGISITRARMLGLSRDKSVEFSMLLAIPTIIAAGGVSTIRIIMLNDFAMTTYFLTAIITSFIFSYISLSLFVKYIKKHSFKPFIVYRIAISIILAMMVLSDKI; from the coding sequence ATGTTCTACATTATATTATTAGCTATAATTCAAGGTATAACAGAATTCCTACCTGTAAGTTCATCAGCCCACCTAGTTATATTTCATAAAATATTTGGAAATCTTGAAAATTATTTACTTTTAGACATAGGTTTGCACCTAGGATCTTTGTTTGCAATATTACTATATTACAAAGAGACTTTATTTAATAGCATTTCAAATATAACCAAAGATAAAATGAGCAGTAAAAATCTTATAAACAAAGTTTTTATAGCTTTTATGGGCTTCATTCCTATTGCTGCCCTAGTATTTTTTACAGTTATAAATATCAAAACTGCTAGAGATATAAGATCTTCATATATGCTACTTATATTTAATTCAATAGTGTTTGCGTTAATATTATACAAACATGACGTTAAAAGAGAAAATAGAGATATAAATGAACTATCATTAAAAGAGTTATTTTCTATAGGACTGTATCAATCCTTATCTGTATTTCCAGGTGTTAGTAGATCTGGAATATCAATAACTAGAGCTAGAATGCTTGGATTAAGCAGGGATAAATCAGTTGAATTTTCAATGCTTTTAGCCATACCAACGATAATTGCAGCTGGGGGAGTTTCAACAATAAGAATTATAATGTTAAACGATTTTGCTATGACAACATACTTTCTAACTGCAATCATAACGTCATTTATATTTTCATATATTTCGTTATCATTATTTGTTAAATATATTAAAAAACATTCTTTCAAACCATTTATAGTATATAGAATAGCAATCTCTATAATACTTGCAATGATGGTTTTATCTGATAAAATCTAA
- a CDS encoding DUF721 domain-containing protein, translated as MNEFYKKRVDIMSEDYIEKEVADKKDRVSFGLNPLSIISTNFIKKAGSNSKGSFLQKDIMINWKSIVGEAFYEQIKPVKLAFKSKNHAVLEVALKSSSLAGIIQYEKQNIIDKVNAFTGNDVVKDIKFMHGK; from the coding sequence ATGAATGAATTTTATAAAAAAAGAGTTGATATAATGAGCGAAGATTATATAGAAAAAGAGGTTGCTGACAAAAAGGACCGTGTTTCTTTTGGTTTAAATCCACTATCTATAATCTCAACAAATTTTATTAAAAAAGCTGGATCTAATAGCAAAGGCTCTTTCCTACAAAAGGATATAATGATAAATTGGAAATCTATTGTAGGCGAGGCTTTTTATGAACAAATAAAGCCAGTTAAGCTGGCTTTTAAATCTAAAAACCATGCTGTTTTAGAGGTGGCTCTAAAATCATCATCTTTAGCTGGCATAATTCAATATGAAAAACAAAATATAATAGATAAAGTAAATGCCTTCACAGGAAATGACGTCGTTAAAGATATTAAATTCATGCATGGCAAATAA
- the mutS gene encoding DNA mismatch repair protein MutS, translating to MASNSNGLTPMMQQYMSIKDNHSDCLLFYRMGDFYELFFDDAKIVSETVGIALTKRGKKNGQDIPMCGIPFHAYDNYIGRIIEAGYKVAICEQTETPEEARKERGSGAVVKREVVRIITQGTLIEENLLKNDSNYLCSVYKNSVSWIDISTGEFNVKTINENLLDFLIKLNPSEIIISDSAENFKENKDVQDFFQKKVTYFPESKFSKYICEKELLKVFNISNKDSFGTMYDNEIISSGVVVQYAVLTNKNDIKNIKMLSRETEKSFVEIDAFSFSNLEIVQNINGDSGKGSNLFSVIDRTKTSNGRRMFKNWIKTPIRNIQEINNRLDSTEFFVENQSLKVALEEIIGSTPDIERSISRLAFDRGGPRDILNILLFIKKLPSLKSNYNAYISSFSKENTNITTLINNINNFDLLEEYLASAIKEDGIPLLARDGDFIKENFNLALDECINLMKDNKGIIANLQAMYSDKSKTSSLKIKFNNMLGYYIEVPSKQAQSLFDMPETFIHRQTMANAVRFTTTELAELEKNIREAESKKQGLELKIFEELKEKVLEKADEIRNCSDIISKLDIFTSMSELAIEENYCKPKMSDSTDFYIKNGRHPVVEYNIKKSAQDDFIGNDCVLNNKSKEYSKIWILTGPNMAGKSTFLRQNALITILAHVGCYVPAEIAEIGIVDKIFSRVGASDNLAKGQSTFMVEMIETSAILNKATDKSLVILDEIGRGTATYDGLSIAWAVMEYLNNKSKCRCLFATHYHELTDLSKKLELVSNHTVSIKEWEDEVIFMHKVIPGTADKSYGLHVAKIAGIPSSIINRAGDILDNLESTNSNNTVEKISNNLNLFDDYLKEEETKFEVRESKVEMMLETIDPNTLSPRDALDKLYELKDMQRIERDD from the coding sequence ATGGCTAGTAATTCAAATGGTTTAACACCTATGATGCAACAATATATGTCTATTAAGGATAATCATAGTGATTGCCTTTTATTCTATCGAATGGGTGATTTTTATGAATTGTTTTTCGATGACGCTAAGATTGTTTCAGAAACAGTTGGTATTGCTCTTACAAAGAGAGGTAAAAAAAATGGCCAAGATATACCTATGTGTGGAATTCCTTTCCATGCTTATGATAATTATATAGGTAGAATTATAGAGGCTGGTTATAAAGTTGCTATTTGTGAGCAAACAGAGACGCCTGAAGAGGCTAGAAAAGAAAGAGGTAGTGGAGCTGTTGTAAAAAGGGAGGTTGTTAGGATAATAACTCAAGGAACCCTTATAGAAGAAAATCTTCTTAAAAATGACAGTAATTACCTTTGTTCAGTTTATAAAAATTCAGTTTCTTGGATAGATATTTCAACTGGAGAGTTTAATGTTAAAACAATTAACGAAAATCTACTAGATTTTTTAATTAAATTAAATCCTTCTGAAATAATTATATCAGATTCGGCTGAAAATTTTAAAGAAAATAAGGATGTTCAAGACTTTTTCCAAAAGAAAGTTACTTATTTTCCAGAAAGCAAATTTTCTAAGTATATTTGCGAAAAAGAGCTATTAAAAGTTTTTAATATATCCAATAAAGATTCTTTCGGAACTATGTACGATAATGAAATTATATCTTCAGGGGTTGTAGTTCAATATGCCGTATTAACAAATAAAAATGATATAAAAAATATAAAGATGTTGTCTAGAGAGACCGAAAAATCATTTGTTGAAATAGATGCATTTTCTTTTTCTAATTTAGAAATAGTTCAAAATATAAATGGTGATAGTGGAAAAGGATCTAATTTATTCTCAGTTATAGATAGAACAAAAACATCTAATGGAAGAAGAATGTTTAAAAATTGGATAAAAACTCCAATAAGAAATATTCAAGAAATAAATAATAGGTTGGATTCGACAGAATTTTTTGTTGAAAATCAAAGTCTGAAGGTAGCTTTAGAGGAGATAATAGGGTCCACTCCAGATATAGAGAGAAGTATTTCTAGACTTGCTTTTGATAGAGGTGGGCCTAGAGATATATTAAATATTCTTCTATTTATAAAAAAGTTACCAAGTCTAAAAAGTAATTATAATGCTTATATTTCATCTTTTTCTAAAGAAAATACAAACATAACTACTTTAATAAACAATATAAATAATTTTGACTTATTGGAAGAGTATCTAGCTTCGGCTATAAAGGAAGATGGGATTCCTCTATTAGCTAGAGATGGTGATTTTATAAAAGAGAATTTTAACTTAGCCTTAGATGAATGTATTAATCTTATGAAAGACAATAAGGGTATTATAGCAAATCTACAAGCTATGTATTCAGATAAGTCCAAAACAAGCTCTTTAAAAATAAAATTCAATAATATGTTGGGATATTATATAGAGGTTCCTAGTAAACAAGCTCAATCATTATTTGATATGCCTGAAACTTTCATTCACAGACAAACTATGGCAAACGCTGTTAGATTTACTACAACAGAGCTTGCGGAATTAGAAAAAAATATAAGAGAGGCTGAGAGTAAGAAGCAGGGATTAGAGCTTAAAATATTTGAAGAATTAAAAGAAAAAGTTCTTGAAAAGGCTGATGAAATAAGAAATTGTTCAGATATTATTTCAAAGCTAGATATATTTACATCTATGTCTGAGCTAGCAATAGAGGAGAATTATTGTAAGCCTAAAATGAGTGATTCGACTGATTTTTATATCAAAAATGGAAGGCATCCTGTTGTTGAGTATAATATTAAAAAATCAGCTCAAGATGATTTTATAGGAAATGACTGTGTTTTAAATAATAAGTCCAAAGAATATAGTAAAATTTGGATTCTTACAGGACCAAATATGGCTGGAAAATCAACTTTTTTAAGACAAAATGCTTTGATTACAATTTTAGCCCATGTTGGCTGTTATGTTCCTGCAGAGATAGCTGAAATTGGAATTGTTGATAAAATATTCTCTAGGGTTGGGGCATCTGATAACCTAGCTAAGGGGCAATCTACTTTTATGGTTGAAATGATAGAAACTTCAGCAATACTTAATAAGGCTACTGATAAATCTTTAGTAATTCTTGATGAAATTGGCAGAGGAACAGCCACATATGATGGTTTATCTATTGCTTGGGCGGTTATGGAGTATCTTAATAATAAAAGTAAGTGTAGATGTTTATTCGCAACTCACTATCATGAATTAACAGATCTTTCTAAGAAACTAGAATTAGTTAGTAATCACACTGTTTCCATAAAAGAATGGGAAGATGAAGTTATTTTTATGCATAAAGTTATTCCAGGTACAGCCGATAAGTCTTATGGGCTTCACGTTGCAAAAATAGCAGGAATTCCTTCTTCTATTATAAATAGAGCAGGGGATATATTAGATAATTTAGAAAGTACAAACAGTAATAATACGGTGGAAAAGATTTCTAATAACTTGAACTTATTTGATGATTATCTTAAAGAAGAAGAGACTAAATTTGAGGTTAGGGAATCTAAAGTAGAAATGATGTTAGAAACAATAGATCCAAACACCTTATCTCCAAGAGATGCTCTGGATAAGCTTTATGAATTAAAAGATATGCAGAGGATAGAAAGAGATGACTAA
- a CDS encoding DnaJ domain-containing protein: protein MRTRKATFETKADIKRNFRVCDAKGCKNEGLYKAPKDRDLKEYYHFCLDCVRKYNKDWNYFKDLSFEEIEKEQKEEIYGAKTKKFGVKNMDDIINNSDDVLNIFKRFKSSAGKTDRIKAEIKKSAKENRALKLFGLNFPFSASDLKKSYKDLVKKHHPDKHQGSKDKESQFKKIVEYKDVLDKLLKKIESC, encoded by the coding sequence ATGAGAACTAGAAAAGCAACATTTGAAACAAAAGCTGATATTAAAAGAAATTTTAGAGTTTGTGATGCTAAAGGCTGTAAAAACGAGGGCCTTTATAAAGCTCCTAAAGATAGAGATCTTAAGGAGTATTATCATTTTTGCTTGGATTGCGTAAGAAAATACAATAAAGATTGGAATTATTTTAAAGATCTTTCTTTTGAGGAAATTGAAAAAGAACAAAAGGAAGAGATATATGGAGCTAAAACTAAAAAGTTTGGCGTTAAAAATATGGACGATATAATAAATAACTCCGATGATGTTCTAAATATATTTAAAAGATTCAAATCTTCTGCTGGAAAAACAGATAGAATCAAAGCTGAAATTAAAAAATCTGCTAAGGAAAATAGGGCCTTAAAATTATTTGGTTTAAACTTTCCTTTTTCAGCTAGCGATCTCAAAAAATCATATAAAGATCTTGTTAAAAAACACCATCCTGATAAACATCAAGGATCTAAAGATAAAGAATCTCAATTTAAAAAAATTGTGGAATATAAAGATGTACTTGATAAACTTCTTAAAAAAATTGAAAGTTGTTAA
- the tatC gene encoding twin-arginine translocase subunit TatC has product MKNNIENIHSEKHTILFHFKELRKRLLLSLLFFGAAFLLTYSLAENIYDLLLIPLENIMKSTGGTNRVIFTNLSDGFMTYLKTAMFGAFFLSIPFILLQLWMFISPALYKEEKKFIVPMIFSSIFLFLIGALLAYKIVVPTIWKFFLSFQTSAISNTIMPIELEAHMSHYFSLITKMITSFGLIFQLPIFIISFVKFKLVKVHTLRKGRKYFFLGSFVFGALLTPPDIISQMILAIPLYLLYELSISISKIISKNTRF; this is encoded by the coding sequence ATGAAAAATAACATAGAAAATATTCATTCTGAAAAACATACAATACTTTTCCACTTTAAAGAGTTGAGAAAAAGGTTGTTGTTATCTTTATTGTTTTTTGGAGCTGCTTTTTTATTAACATATTCTTTAGCTGAAAATATTTATGATTTATTGTTGATTCCACTGGAAAATATAATGAAATCCACTGGTGGAACAAATAGAGTTATATTTACAAATCTATCTGATGGGTTTATGACCTATTTAAAAACAGCAATGTTCGGAGCATTTTTCTTATCAATTCCATTTATTTTGCTTCAATTATGGATGTTTATATCCCCAGCTTTGTATAAAGAAGAGAAAAAATTTATTGTTCCTATGATTTTTTCATCAATATTTTTATTTTTAATAGGGGCTTTGCTTGCATATAAAATAGTAGTTCCAACTATTTGGAAATTCTTTTTATCATTTCAGACATCTGCAATTTCAAACACTATAATGCCTATAGAACTAGAAGCTCACATGTCTCATTACTTTAGTTTGATAACTAAGATGATAACTTCTTTTGGATTAATATTTCAGTTACCTATATTTATAATTAGTTTTGTTAAATTCAAACTTGTAAAAGTTCATACTTTGAGAAAGGGGAGAAAATACTTTTTCCTTGGGTCTTTTGTATTTGGAGCATTGTTAACACCTCCTGATATAATTTCTCAAATGATATTAGCTATACCACTATATTTATTATATGAACTATCTATAAGTATCTCAAAAATAATATCTAAAAATACTAGATTTTAG